The following are encoded together in the Sphingomonas insulae genome:
- a CDS encoding cation:proton antiporter: MHEAAEGVSMLRDGVILLGAGLTFVLLFRKLGLGATLGFLVAGAVVGPHVLGLVGDAESKMGIAELGITLLLFVVGLELNPTRLWRMKQEIFGLGLLQVVACGLAITAVVWGLARFSVPAAFALGLPLALSSTAQVLPMLQSSGRMRTPFGERAFSILLFQDLSIVPLITIVAAMSRNPADAGGPPGWLLAVYTVVAVAGLILAGRFLLRPLFRLIGNLGEREMFVFAALFTVIASAAVMEALGLSTALGAFIAGVMLADSPYRHELEADVEPFRSILLGLFFLAVGMLLNLQAIADRPFFVLSMALALIATKTAVIMLIGLAFRMTWRSALALGLLLSQGGEFGFVLFAQAQAGFLVAPEAASLFGAIITLSMATTPFLMGATRRFREEPVAKDQARDGPNADGANAIIVGYGRFGQTVGQMLLAQDIPVTLIDTDIEMIDIAGEFGAKVYYGDGTRIDLLRQAGAAEAELILFCIDGDQIQPDTLEGVHEAFPNAALYVRAYDRRALIKLKKTSTAYVVREVLESAVKMARVAMRDLGIAGADIDRAEDMYRSRDKERLRIQIEAGDIRAARSMVAEQQPWGNDPR, translated from the coding sequence ATGCATGAGGCGGCGGAGGGCGTGTCGATGCTGCGCGACGGCGTGATCCTGCTCGGCGCCGGGCTGACGTTCGTGCTGCTGTTCCGCAAGCTGGGGCTGGGCGCGACGCTGGGTTTCCTGGTCGCCGGTGCGGTGGTCGGGCCGCACGTGCTGGGGCTGGTCGGCGATGCCGAATCGAAGATGGGGATCGCCGAACTTGGCATCACCCTGCTGCTGTTCGTCGTCGGGCTGGAACTCAACCCGACGCGGCTGTGGCGGATGAAGCAGGAGATCTTCGGGCTCGGCCTGCTGCAGGTCGTCGCCTGCGGACTGGCGATCACCGCGGTCGTCTGGGGGCTCGCCCGCTTCTCGGTCCCCGCGGCGTTCGCACTGGGCCTGCCGCTGGCGCTGTCGTCGACGGCGCAGGTGCTGCCGATGCTGCAATCCTCGGGGCGGATGCGCACGCCGTTCGGCGAACGCGCCTTCTCGATCCTGCTGTTCCAGGATTTGTCGATCGTCCCGCTCATCACGATCGTCGCCGCGATGAGCCGCAACCCCGCCGATGCCGGCGGACCGCCGGGCTGGCTGCTCGCGGTCTATACCGTCGTCGCGGTGGCGGGGCTGATCCTGGCCGGGCGTTTCCTGCTGCGGCCGCTGTTCCGGCTGATCGGCAACCTGGGCGAGCGCGAGATGTTCGTCTTCGCGGCGCTGTTCACCGTCATCGCCAGCGCGGCGGTGATGGAGGCGCTAGGCCTGTCGACCGCGCTCGGTGCGTTCATCGCGGGCGTCATGCTGGCGGACAGCCCGTACCGGCATGAACTGGAGGCGGACGTCGAGCCGTTCCGATCGATCCTGCTCGGCCTGTTCTTCCTGGCGGTCGGCATGCTGCTCAATCTGCAGGCGATCGCCGATCGGCCCTTCTTCGTGCTGTCGATGGCGCTGGCGCTGATCGCGACCAAGACCGCGGTCATCATGCTGATCGGCCTTGCGTTCAGGATGACATGGCGCAGCGCGCTGGCACTGGGGCTGCTGCTCAGCCAGGGCGGCGAGTTCGGCTTCGTGCTGTTCGCGCAGGCGCAGGCGGGCTTCCTGGTGGCGCCGGAGGCCGCCAGCCTGTTCGGCGCGATCATCACGCTGTCGATGGCGACGACGCCGTTCCTGATGGGCGCGACCAGGCGGTTCCGCGAGGAACCGGTGGCGAAGGACCAGGCGCGCGACGGGCCGAACGCGGATGGCGCCAATGCGATCATCGTCGGCTATGGCCGGTTCGGGCAGACGGTCGGGCAGATGCTACTGGCGCAGGACATCCCCGTAACGCTGATCGACACCGATATCGAGATGATCGACATCGCCGGCGAATTCGGCGCCAAGGTCTATTACGGCGACGGCACGCGGATCGACCTGTTGCGGCAGGCGGGCGCGGCGGAGGCCGAACTGATCCTGTTCTGCATCGACGGCGACCAGATCCAGCCCGATACGCTGGAGGGGGTGCACGAGGCATTCCCGAACGCCGCCCTCTATGTGCGGGCCTACGACCGGCGTGCGCTCATCAAGCTCAAGAAAACCTCGACCGCCTATGTCGTGCGCGAGGTGCTGGAATCGGCGGTGAAGATGGCGCGGGTCGCGATGCGCGACCTCGGCATCGCCGGCGCGGATATCGACCGGGCGGAAGACATGTACCGGTCGCGCGACAAGGAACGGCTGCGCATCCAGATCGAGGCGGGCGACATTCGCGCGGCGCGGTCGATGGTGGCGGAACAGCAACCCTGGGGGAACGACCCGCGATGA
- a CDS encoding DUF423 domain-containing protein has product MILGILAALSGAIAVAAGAFGAHGASGLAQEWLKTGGQYQLVHAVAALVALRMNAPGPGWLFVIGGAVFAGTLYAMACGAPHWLGAITPVGGAALIGGWLWLAWSLRG; this is encoded by the coding sequence ATGATCCTCGGCATTCTGGCGGCGCTGTCCGGCGCGATCGCGGTCGCGGCCGGTGCCTTCGGCGCGCACGGCGCGAGCGGTCTGGCGCAGGAATGGCTGAAGACCGGGGGTCAATATCAGCTGGTCCACGCCGTCGCCGCACTGGTGGCGCTGCGCATGAACGCGCCGGGGCCGGGCTGGCTGTTCGTCATCGGCGGCGCGGTGTTCGCCGGCACGCTCTACGCCATGGCATGCGGGGCGCCGCATTGGCTGGGTGCGATCACCCCGGTCGGTGGCGCCGCGCTGATCGGCGGCTGGCTATGGCTCGCCTGGTCGCTGCGCGGCTGA